The region ttagttttaagcctatcccaaatcttacaccttaccttaaccattcccagttaatgcctaacctaaatATTTGAGACTTCattcctaaacttaaccttaaacacctTAAACACAAATTTGACATTTACaacaactttgaaatttgatgTTTGAGAAATATGGACGAACGTCCAATTCTGATGTGagtctgtgagagctagttgctcAATGAATAGAAACAATAGAATAACTTTCATGTTCCAGCCACTCCTACTTTTCCACTGTATTTGCACATTGAAATAATGGGaatgatattgaattgtgttctTTACATTGATGATATTGTCATTGGTAAAATCCTATATCTAAAATGACTTATATTACAATTGCCAGTGAAACATACATTCAATATGTGTCCCATGTGTGAATCAACTGCAACCCCCTAGTGTTGACAGTACCACACTCTAACCCACACAGCAGCCTAGCCGGTTGTAAACCTATGGATATACTTTATTGGGGAATTGTCATTTACAAACCCTCCATAGATCATAATGTAGCGGTTCTACCAACCTGCCATTTGTTGttttttgctgttgttgtttttttacaactttttacCAATTGTTTGTGGAGATATTGACCAAAAGAAGGAAGACCCAGGAAATATAATAAGAACACTCACAAAACAATAGGTGTTGCTGCACCTGCTAGGACCCCTAATAAAATGTAACTCACATTAGGGTACATCGTATCAAAGTTTTTAATTACAAAAAGAGTTCCATCAGGTGACTTATACTGAGtccacaaaacattatgaacacctgttcGTTCCTTGACATGATCTGATCAGGTcagtccaggtgaaagttataatcccttattgatgacacttgttaaatccccttcagtcagtgtagatgaaggggaggagacaggttcaagaatcatttttaagccttgagacaattgagatgtggattgtgtatgtgtacaattaagagggtgaatgggaaaaacaaaagatttaagtgcctttgaacggggtatggtagtaggtgccatgtgcacctgtttgtgtcaagaactgcagcgttGCTGGGTATTTCACActaaacagtttcctgtgtatatcAAGAAGGGctcaccatccaaaggacatccagccaacttgactcaGCTGTGGGGAGCAcagtgttcttaatattttgtgcactcagtgtatgtataGATATATAGGCCTACAATATTTTAGTTGATGGAAGAATAACACATGTTTTTGCTGGTTAGTGAGAGGGTTGGATCTCTTGTCTTGATTGGTCCTCAAACTGTATCTCTCCTCATTGCTGAGCAGGAGGGACTTGGACTGTGATCACCGGCTGGAAGATAGAACTCACACACTCAATTAAGACATTATAACCGTCATGTTATAACAACATTCAATCACTGATTATAATTCAGATGTTCTGTTCAGTATCTGGTCAAATGCAATATTTGAACGATGAGAACAGGCCACTACCCCATTCTAGACACACCACAGACATAGTATTGGTAGGCCTCCAACCAAACTTTGCATTTCAAGGTGATGTCTGTTGTCAGAAGGCAAGGACTGCATGGGACCAGAAATTGGCCGAGTCATTTACAACTCGTCGTTCCAATCATAAGCCAAATCATGATGATTCTGTGATAAAACCCCAATTTGGACTGTCCCACTGGCCAATGGATCCGTCTGGTATTTGCCAGAACTGACCTATGGCCAGTCCGTTTCTGATTTTAGAGGTTCCATTTCTACACTGACTCACCATTCGTTGTCCTGGAGAGCAGCAATTGACCACCTTGCAGCAGTAGGCAGAGAGCGTGACAGAGATAGCGATGAGAGCAGTATTTATCAGGACCAACTCAGCAAGGTAATGTCCAGTAGAAGCCTGTTGACAAGAATTGGAGCAATGTGTACTTTGTTTCATGTGTTTATTCCTATTGTGTGACATATTTTCCTCTTTACACATTTCATTTGTAATATTTGCATGTGACATTTGATAGGACATTCTTAATCTCAGCCCACTTTATCATCCAATATGATCATCCCTGTTTGAACATCCCCTTTTTCAATGTCAATTTACATTGAAGTATTTCcaacacatactgacatattgTCTGTACATACTCACAGTGATTGAATAGCAAGAATCATTGTGATCGGTGCTGTTGACTTCAACGTATTTCCAGCAGCCATAACCATATCCGTGTCCAGCCATGTCTGACACAGagaatatcaaattgatcactgATGCTACACAGGCCACTACCTGCATCCCCAGACAGGCCTTCAgctgagacagaggggggagaagagagcagCTGAGAGCAGAATAAATGCCACTGATACAGTATATCTCACCTGTTTTGTCAAAGAATGTCTACGCCTACAAATTGCATAACTTACAGTGGGAAGGTGGAGATTCTGTGCAGCTATGGCCAAACTACCAGCTATGATCACCTGAAGAGAATACGACAGTAAAAGTCACATCAAACTCAGTCTCAACACTCAATTCTTTCATTTGCTTGTCTTTTAATATCAATCAAGTGAGTGCAGGGGGCACATGTATGGTGGGCACTCACAAACACTGATCCAATGACATGTGTTAAATCTTCAACCACCATGCTCATGCTGTTGGTGAACATGACAATGACAGAACTGATATAGAACACACTGAGGGTAATCTGAGTCAcctgaggggggaggagagaggggtgaagtaAAATGAGCTACATATAAAATAACATTTCATAAATCATAATACATTATAGTGACATTTAAATGGATTGCCAGACTACACAGACAACACTTCATTTATTTGCTCGGGGTGATTTACCCCCAATGCTTTGGGTTCAGACTCCAGGTACTTCTGTTTTTTGTGAGGAGTTCTCTGAAAAGTCACTGCGACAAGGGGACCCTCTGCACCAGGCACGGCCTCTTCATCTGAAAAGAACATTTGAGTAAACAGTCTTGCAATAGACTGTTGAACCTACTGCAATACCATCCAATTGATCAAATAGATTGAAATGTTATTTGGAAGAGCATATTGTGCAGATTGCTGTTCACATGCAAAGGTTCTTAACTATTACATTTCCTCAGTGCAGGAAAAGACGTTCTAACTGATGGTTTTTACTGGCATATTATTGTAGTTTATGTCTGTGTTCAAAATGACACTCTAAgtcgtgtcagaggaaggctcaaaAAAGATTGCGTTTGTTTTTAACCATTAAAGCATGCAGATCAGAGACCATATTATCTTGTTTATACTAACCATGCAATGCAATGATATTTGGTTTACCTGCCATAACTGTTGGATGTTATTAAGATCTCTGAAATCTTCGATAATCTTTCAAATAGTCTACTTTTGACTTCCTTGACGAAATTCAGAGCAAAACCACCAACGCCCCTCAACTCTTTGTGTGCCCCGTTATTTTTTTATCAAATCCCGCCCCCTTGTTGTCAGAGGAATTTGACCCCTCTCTACACATTTGACCCCTCCCACACACTCCTCCCCTTAACTGTTAGATTTCCTCAGTGCAGGACAGGAAATTCTAACTGATGTCTTTTACTGGCATATTGTTGTAGACTATGTCTATGTTCATAATGACATCCTAagtagtgtcagaggaaggcccaaaaaattgtcaaagactccagtcacccaagtcatagaatgctgaacaattaatcaaatggccacccggactactTGTcagtaagactgctgaacaattaatcacatGGCCATCTGGACTATCATCAGCATAGCAGTGGAAGTGAACTTTACGATGTTGCAAGATCTCGCCCAGGGGTAGGAGGAATATGGATTCTTCTGACAATAACTATTCATGATTGAGGAAGGTGGAGTGTTGGCACATTAAATGATTGATTTACAGGAATGAGGTCCAATATTTGAATCatcaattaaatgtattcataaaTCTATTGCTTAAAACTACATGGTTCACTACAAATCACTTATCAATCCATAATCATTTAGCAGTTGTGAGATGGATGCCTACTTTAAGTAATAATGAGAGTGTATCTAGTCACACTACATCAAGCTGCCTTCAAACATAAATAACTAATACACAATGATAAATGCAGTATCAAAATTGTTCTGAAACATGTTGGCTGGAGTTATGCTGTTATCTAATAACCAATACCGCTAGACTGTAATTACATAGCAGTTACATAGCAGTTATTATGGAAGTACAAAGTGATACCATGTTTTCTAATTTGTTTTAAAGTGAACAGTAAGAAAGCATTTTTATCCAGCCTGGCACTATCACACCTGAATTGACTGGCCAATGAAGCACAAATCCATTGATACAGCCTAATGCAATTTGTTGTATCTGCCTGAGATAGATTTCAAATCGACAGCAGATCTGCAATAATATCACACATCACATCTTCAGCGATAACACTCATACCATGATCCTATCACCAATATAAACTTATTAGCTTTCACTTTAAATTAGAAACAGCAATATATACAAAGGTCATACATTTAGGGAGGCGTGCCCAGGGAGAAGGAGAGCTGAtcctttttttttcacctttatttaaccagttaggctagttgagaacaagttctcatttgcaactgcgacctggccaagatagaagaacagtgtgacacagacaacaacacagagttagacatggagtaaacaataaacaagccaattacacaaacaagtcaatgacacagtagagaaaagaaagtctatatacagtgtgtgcaaaaggcatgaggaggtaggcaataaataggccataggagctaataattacaatttagcagattaacactggagtgataaatgagcagatgatgatgtgcaagttgagatactggtgtgcaaaagagcagaaaagtaaataaaataaaaacagtatggggatgaggtaggtagattgggtgggctatttacagatggactatgtacagctgcagtgatcggttagctgctcagatagttgatttttaaagttggtgagggaaatataagtctccaacttcagcgatttttgcaattcgttccagtcactggcagcagagaactggaaggaaaggcggccaaatgaggtgttggctttggggatgatcagtgagatatacctgctggaacgtgtgctacgagtgggtgttgttatcgtgaccagtgagctgagataaggcggagctttacctagcatagacttataaatgacctggagccagtgggtctggcgacgaatatgtagcgagggccagccgactacagcatacaggtcgcagtggtgggtggtataaggtgatttggtaacaaaacggatggcactgtgatagactgcatccagtttgttgagtagagtgttggaagttattttgtagatgacatcgccgaagtcgaggattggtaggatagtcagttttactagggtaagtttggcagcgtgagtgaaggaggctttgttgcgaaataggaagccaattctagatttgatttttgattggagatgtttaatatgagtctggaaggagagtttacaggctagccagacacctagttatttatagtagtccacatattctatgtcggaaccgtccagggtggtgatgctagtcgggcgggtgcgggcagtgaacggttgaaaagcatgcatttggttttactagcatttaagagcagttggaggctacggaaggagtgttgtatggcattgaagctcgtttggaggttagtgagcacagtgtccaaggaagggccagaagtatacagaatggtgtcgtctgtgtagaggtggatcagggaatcgcccgcagcaagagcgacatcattgatatatacagagaaaagagtcggcccgagaattgaaccctgtgctacccccttagagactgccagaggtccggacaacatgccctttGATTTGACACACCGAACTGTCTgtaaagtagttggtgaaccaggcgaggctgtcgtcagaaaaaccaaggctattgagtttgccgataagaatacggattgacagagtcgaaagccttggttaggtcgatgaagacggctgcacagtactgtcttttatcgatggcagttatgatatcgtttagtaccttgagcgtggctgccggattgcacagtggagaaggtacggtgggattaggAATGGTCATTggtctgtttattaacttggctttcgaagactttagataggcagggcaggatggatataggtctgtaacagtttgggtctagggtgtcaccccctttgaagaggggcatgactgcggcagctttccaatgtttagggatctcggacggtacgaaagagaggttgaacaggctggtaataggggttgcaacaatggcggcagatagttttagaaagagagggtccagattgtctagcccagctgatttgtactggtccaggttttgcagctctttcagaacatctgctgtctggatatgggtgaaggaaaagctggggatgcttgggcgagtagctgcgggggggcggagctgttggccggggttggagttgccaggaggaaggcatggccagccgttgagagaGGCATGGCCAGCCGCTAGttggaccctggaggcgcactggaggcctggtgcgtggtgccggcactggtggtacctcAGGGCGAGTACGGGGTGGGGCACAGGATACGCTGGACCGTGGAGACGCATTGGAGatccagaacatagagctggctcaatacgtcctggctgaatgcccattctagcctggcaaatgcgaggagctggaatagagcgcaccgggctagaatagcgcactggagacaccgtgagCATCTCTGCATAACAGGGTGCCTGACCAGTTACACgttccccacggtaagcacgaggagttggctcaggtctcctacctgactcagccaatctccttgtgtgcctcccccaaagaaaatcttggggctgcctctcgggcttccgtgctggCCATGTACCTTCATATCTTCGctgttcctctattctcctcGTGTATTTCTCCTCGTAGTATCGCCGTTCCACTTTCGCTGCCTCTAACTCCTCCTTAGGACTGCAATACTCCcccggctgtgtccagggtccttctccatctaatatctcctcccaggtccatttccccattaagcgctgttcctccttttcacgctgcttggtcctggtttggtgggttattctgtcacgtttgtcataacgaggagaccaaggcgcagtgtgataagaatacattttttttatttatacgaagaacactaaacaaattaacaaaacaacaaaatgaccATGATGCTATAAGACacaagtgctgacaggcaactacacatagacaataacccaccaaaccaaaatggaaaatggcaacctaaataggatccccaatcagagacaacgataaacagctgtctctgattgggaactaattcaggccaccatagacctacatatacctagacattctaaaaccccatagatatacaaaaaccctagacaggacaaaaactaaaccaaccacccatgtcacaccctgacctaaccaaaataataaagaaaacaaagataactaaggtcagggcatgacacataGCTGACAAATGCACCCAAGTGTATTTTTCTCGCgtgcactctctctcactctctctcttttgaaatccCCATTTTGTGTAACACGTCATATTGTGTTGgcccgctagggacctgttttatcgtactaagttctaatcaatagcctagtctctgggtttgtgtatgtgtatcttatATTATCATTTTAGCTTGTTAGCAAATAAATAATCTATTAAATTGGTGGGGTACAGATTTATTTGATGAGACTTTGGTTTGTGCAGATTCCCAGATTATgtgacgttcagaatgagactgtagaGGAAATTGATTAATTAGCGACTGTTGTAAAATCTATACTCTGATATTGTTTGAGTTATTTTGGGAAATAGAAAGTCAATAAAACCAaactttcccatggtgccccaggttaatgagttaattcTTCCCTGATTCATTCAATCACGTAATTATAAACGGTTAATCATTCGACGAGCAGCAGTAATCACATTAATCAATACAACGTCACAATACTGGTTATAATGAGTCCTAATACAAACTTTTGTGTAACAGATAACCTCAGACACCCTGGTGACAATGGACATCTCCCAACTTTATGAACATTTCAAATAGAACAAATCTTCCTATTTGTATTTTGGCAGACTGACATGTTCTCTACtttctcccctttccacttgCTTCCTTTTTTGCAGTAATGCTGCATTCACTTCATTACATGTATGTATACATCCTATTCATACTATTGTTAATGCATATAATAAAATGTTTCAACATATTGTCATTACTTAAAGGGCTGTGAAAACAATTTAAATGTCACAATATATTTAGGGATGCAAAACCCAGATACAAATCATGTGTTTATCTATTGCCATGGACATAGCATCTTTCTTCCCAATCCATTGGCAAATGACTTTAAACTTCATGTTTCTCATTTGATGATTTAGCACAGGGTTCCTCAACTGgctgtggttttatttggcccctcaagttttctgagcaacattaatatagatactttttttcTGCGATAAGAAAGTCTGAAAGGCCTCTCATCTTTCAGTCTTATTCTATGCACAAAGTATCTTGCTTCGCCACAGTCCAATTTCCCTCTGGAAAATATGCTGTCATATTTCACAACCAGGTCTGCCATCTTGTGTTTCCATTCATCTGATACTCCACAGGAGGCAATGTCAACATCAGTCAGACCCATGTCTTTCAACACATCAGCATATGAGCGTTTTTCTACCTGTTCAGTCGTGGTTCCAATGACATTCTGTGTAACATATTGTTTGTCATCACATTGACCACAGCAGCTGCTGTTTAACTCCAGGTCTTCCAATGCTATACAGGGGAATACATCTGCCAGTTTTGCATTACACTTCAGTGTAACCGGGCGATCTTGGAGATGAAACACCTCATGGGGATCCATTTGTCACCCTACAGCAGGCATACAGTGCGACCCACTAACACACTCCTCTGTGCTGCTCGGGACGTTGTGGGCTCTACAATAACAGTACTGCCAATGGAAAAGGGCCATTTTCCTTTCAGCCTACCCCAGACTAAGGGTTCATGTTTTGTGAATAGTGTCACACACCGGCTGAGAACAACAGTGGCAGCTTTTTTTCAGGCATTTTACTTCCTTGCCAACGGTCAACATTTTCCAGTATGCTTTGAAGTGCATCTGATTCATCAGAAAGGCCATTGACTGGTTGTGAAATTGCTTTCCAATATCCATCTGAACTTTTTAGTTGATGGAGGATGTTTCAGTACATTTGTTACAATGATCACGTCATCAGTTTGCCCTGGCATAACTAAGACTGGCACCAGCATCTTGCAGTTCATTAATTTGATATGGAGCTCATATTCAGATTTGTGATTGACCTGTTGCCCTTCACATCCCACAAGTACTACAGGAGTGGACATTTTCGAGCTTTCAGTTAAGACATGTTTCGAAGCAATGTATACTCAGCAGATTCACTTAACATACAGGCCATTGAACCACTATCAATGAGTCTTCTCAGTTCTACTGAACCTTGCACGGTCACTGGTGCATAGGACAGACTTTCATTGCCGGTTATTCTCTGAGTACATTGATATATCACATTTGTGTTGCCTTGATTTTTCTCTTCGTATGAAGACAGTTCTATTTCAGGATCAGTTTCATTTATAGTTTTTAGCTGCACCTTTCCCTTCAAGTTGCAAACCTATTAGTTTAAAGCTGGATCTTGATTTTGTGGCCGCTCTCTTCTAACCTCCTGCTTttgtgggcagtctatggtttgATGGCCAGGATTGTGACATTTGAAGCACAGGCGGTCATTAAGACAGTGAGACCGAGTGGATTGAGCCACATCTTATCATATAGcacatgggaaggagggagacagcTATACAGTTCTGCGGGGCCCTCTTGTGGCAGGGTGAGCAGTGTTTTGGTTTATAATAAACTGTTCTAGCAGTGTTACAAGTTTTGTTATTGTCACCTGATCATTGCAACTCTGAACTCCTTGAACTGCTGAGCTAAGGACGGGGTCCTCTGGGCTCACTGTTTTTTGGATGTCTTCCTGTAGTGTCAATTGGTTTAGCTGTTTTGCTTCCTTCTTGTAGCCAATCTGTCATTTTGGTGGCTGTCTATCAATTCCTGAACTTCAGCCACTGTCCATTTCTCCCTTAGGCTTGCATCCGAATGCTGTGTACAGTTCATGATTGGGGCAGTGCTTCACAAATATCATGGCGACCGCATGACCCACGTCCTCCATCTGTCTGCCCTGTATTTGTAGACATTCATTAGCTAGATCTGCTACTCGGTTAAGGCGCACCCAGTAGTCTAAGTTATTCTCCCCGTGATAAGGTTTGGTTTCATAAAAATCTTGAAGTGGCGTAGTAGAGGAGATGGTCTCACCAAAATGCTGTTTCAAAATACTGAAAATAACCTCAGGGTCTCTGCTGATGGAACAAGAGGGTTGCTGCGGATTCCTATCTTGACTAAATACTTTGCCCTCCCCATTAACCTTTCCATGATTTCATTACCTCGCTCTGGCATTTTGTGACCTTTCTTTACCAAGTAAGTCTTCATCATTTCCTGCCACTCATACACAGTACATTTATCTGTTCCATCACCTCTGAAAGTGGGTGGTTCACACATGTCAGATTTCATGACAAAGTTAACCTTGGACCAATCTGGCATGCACACTGGGACAGTGTCGGCAGATACCTTGGATGGAGTGATATTACTTGCTGACAGACTCGAAACAATACCGTGACCAATCTCTTGACCCATCTGCTTGACTAAATCAAGCATAACACTCTGCTGCGTACGGTATTCATCATCCTTGGAGTATTTATCATATCCATCACTCTGACATGTTGTTTGATCAATAACATCCTCTTGTTCATTTACTGATGTTACACCAGCACGCCCGGTAaagctattttattttattttatttattttacctttatttaaccaggtaggcaagttgagaacaagttctcatttacaattgcgacctggccaagataaagcaaagcagttcgacagataaaacgacacagagttacacatggagtaaaaacaaacatacagtcaataatgcagtataaacaagtctatatacaatgtgagcaaatgaggtgagaagggaggtaaaggcaaaaaaggccaagatggcaaagtaaatacaatatagcaagtaaaatactggaatggtagttttgcaatggaagaatgtgcaaagtagaaataaaaaaaataatggggtgcaaaggagcaaaataaagaaataaattaaaattaaatacagttgggaaagaggtagttgtttgggctaaattataggtgggctatgtacaggtgcagtaatctgtgagctgctctgacagttggtgcttaaagctagtgagggggataagtgtttccagtttcagagatttttgtagttcgttccagtcattggcagcagagaactggaaggagaggatgCTATGCTCTACCATTCTAGCTATCTGAGCCCCCGTACCAATACTGGGGGTTACAATATCACAGTTAACTCCCCTAGGTTATAAGTCCTCACTCACCAGTGAAAGTGGTGGATCACCATTGGGCTTGACCAGAGTACCTGGATTTTTTGGTGTGGACATATTTAAATTGACTGTCTTCATGAATGAAATTTTACACAAATATGCATTTGTTTGTAAACCAGAGCAGGTGACTCTAATTTGCGGAAAGCATGGTTAGTTATCCGACTCTGACACcatgtttgaatgttaaatgaccAGA is a window of Oncorhynchus kisutch isolate 150728-3 linkage group LG3, Okis_V2, whole genome shotgun sequence DNA encoding:
- the LOC109881660 gene encoding membrane-spanning 4-domains subfamily A member 4A-like isoform X2, yielding MADEEAVPGAEGPLVAVTFQRTPHKKQKYLESEPKALGVTQITLSVFYISSVIVMFTNSMSMVVEDLTHVIGSVFVIIAGSLAIAAQNLHLPTLKACLGMQVVACVASVINLIFSVSDMAGHGYGYGCWKYVEVNSTDHNDSCYSITASTGHYLAELVLINTALIAISVTLSAYCCKVVNCCSPGQRMPVITVQVPPAQQ
- the LOC109881660 gene encoding membrane-spanning 4-domains subfamily A member 4A-like isoform X1, translating into MAGKPNIIALHDEEAVPGAEGPLVAVTFQRTPHKKQKYLESEPKALGVTQITLSVFYISSVIVMFTNSMSMVVEDLTHVIGSVFVIIAGSLAIAAQNLHLPTLKACLGMQVVACVASVINLIFSVSDMAGHGYGYGCWKYVEVNSTDHNDSCYSITASTGHYLAELVLINTALIAISVTLSAYCCKVVNCCSPGQRMPVITVQVPPAQQ